The segment CCATCAATAACGTCAATTTTATTTTTCTTCATCAAGAACTGAACACCTTTACTCATGCCGTTTGCAACGCCACGGCTACGTTCAATTACTTTTCCGAAGTCTTTATCTGCACCTTTTACCGTAAGACCATAGTCTTCAGCGTGGTTTAGATAATCAAAAACCTGCGCACTTTTTAATAGTGCTTTAGTTGGGATACAACCCCAGTTAAGGCAAACGCCTCCAAGGCTTTCTTTTTCAATAACAGCTGTTTTTAAGCCTAATTGTGAAGCCCTGATTGCAGCAACATAGCCTCCGGGACCACTTCCTAAAACGATTACGTCGTATTTACTCATTTCGTTGTTTTATGTCGTTATTTTGAAGCTACGAATTTACAAAATGTTAGGGGTACGTGCTAAAAAAAGAGGCATCAAATTCCAAATTTTGATAATTTGGAACCTAATGCCATCTCCATTCATGGAAAGAATGTTATTTTTCGTCAAAATCCACTGAAAGGGAATTCACACAAAATCGCTGTCCAGTTTCGGAAGGACCGTCATTGAAAACATGACCTAAGTGGCTTCCGCATGTAGCGCATAGAATTTCGGTGCGAATCATTCCTAAAGAAGTATCACGCACATATTCTACAGCGCCATCAATGGCTTCGTCAAAAGAAGGCCATCCACAGTTGCTTTCAAACTTGCTATCACTATTAAATAGCGGTGTGTTGCAAGCACCACATTTATAAGTACCATCTTCAAAGTGAACATTATACTTTCCCGTATGCGGACGTTCGGTACCGGCTTCACGAAGAATGCGGTAACGCTCGTCACCTAGCTCTTCTCGCCATTCAGTTTCGCTTTTTTGTATAGAATACTTATTATTGCTCATCTTTTGCTGGTATAAAGTCTAAAGCGGCCCCATTAATACAGTGTCTTTTTCCCGTGGTTTCCTGAGGGCCATCGTTAAAAACGTGCCCTAAGTGACCACCACAAGTAGCACAATGCTCTTCATTACGGCTGTATCCTAATTTATTGTCGGTTGAAAATTCTACGTTCCCTTCGATAAACCGATCAAAACTGGGCCATCCGGTTCCGCTTTTAAATTTGTTTTCGCTTTTATATAAAGGTGTTCCACAAGCAGCACAAACGTATGTTCCTTTTTCTTTATTGCTATTTAATTCGCTTGAAAAGGGACGCTCGGTTGCTGCTTTACGGAGTACTTGATATTCCATATCGGTAAGCTCTGCTTTCCATTCAGCATCTGTTTTGGTAACCTCGTATTCTTTTTGTTCTTTTTTATCTTGTGCTTTAGAGTTGCAACTTATCAATACTAAGCTACACACTAAAAAAATGATCTTTTTCATAGTTTAATTTTCAAGATTAATGATTTCAATTTCTGAGTTGCTCATGATGTCACTCATTGTCAAATCCGCAGTTGCAAATTCAGCTGGGACGATGGCAATTCTAAATATTTGGTCGTTTTGATAGTCTGAACCTAACTGTGAAAATTTATAATTGAATGTTAAAAGTTTCAATAGCTTCGTCCATGCTCATTTTTGCATCTGCAAATTCTGCTGGTACGACAACAAAACGGAATGTTTCATTATCTGTAAAATCTGTAGAAAGTGTTTGCGGATCATAATCACCATCTATTATAACCTGAACGTCTATAAAAGTTTGCAAGTGAAGGTATTGAATAACTTCTCCATTACCTAAATAGAAATTATTTGGAAGCTGTGTCCATACGTCAAAACCATCTTCATCTACATCTTCTAAACGATATGCTAATACAGCATCACTTTCAAAGACTTCAAAAGGATAAGCTATTCGATCTGTCTGATATAAATTATTTTGAGTATTTAACTGAAGTGTAGTTGTTACTTCAAAAGTTTGTGCCAAAAAATCATCTCCCGGAGGTCCAGCAGGTCCTGGGTCGCCTTCACATGATGAAAATAAAAAAGTAGTGGAAAGCGCTAAAAATAAGAGTATCTGTTTCATAATTTGTTTGTTTTAATTGTAATATATCAAAAGCTATTCCAGTTTTTATATAAATTTTAATAAAAAGCAGTAGTTTTATTTTTAACTTTAAATTTGAAATGTAAAAAAACATACAATGAATTATAAAAAAACACTATCCTTACTAACAGTACTTATTTTTGCTGTAGCCTGTAGTACCAATCCGTTTACAGGAAAAAAGACCTTAGCATTGGTACCTAACTCACAGATATTACCGATGGCCTTTCAGCAATATGACCAGTTTTTAACTGAGAATAAAGTTGTTAAAGGGACTGCGGATGCTCGAATGATTCAAAATGTAGGTCAAAAAATTGCTGCAGCTTCCGAGCGTTACTTAACTGCAAATGGATACGCTGGTTACTTAAAAAATTACCGTTGGGAATATACTTTGGTGCAAGACGATGCTGTAAATGCATGGTGTATGCCAGGTGGGAAAATAGTGTTTTATACTGGTATTTTACCCGTTACCCAAAATGAAGCAGGTGTAGCAGCCGTTATGGGGCACGAGGTGGCACATGCATTGGCCAATCACGGACAACAACGCATGAGCGCTGGGCAGTTACAACAATTAGGAGCTGTAGCAGGAAACTTGGCATTGGCCAAAAATCCTGAAAATCAACAATTATTTAATCAATATTATGGCGTTGGAACCCAAGTGGGAGTTATGTTACCATTTAGCCGAAGCAATGAGACCGAAGCCGATAAAATAGGCCTAACTTTAATGGCCATTGCTGGTTATGAGCCTGCAGTAGCAGCAGATTTATGGCAGCGCATGCAACAACAAGGAGGCGGAGCACCACCAGAAATATTAAGTACCCACCCATCTAACGATACTCGTATTAGAAATATACAAAGTTGGGCAGCTGGTGCAAAAGCAGAAGCTCGCAAATTTGGTGTTACTACTTTTCAGAAATAAGTTTTTAAAAAGAATAAATTCAAGTAATTTAGTCCCGTTCAGATAGTAATTTGAACGGGATTTTTTATTCGTAAAAATTAAAATATGACCAACTTACCAAAGGGTAGCAAGAAACTCCTGAATGCTTGGGCTGTTTACGACTGGGCCAACTCAGTTTATAACTTAGTGATTTCCTCGGCTATTTTCCCCATTTTTTATGGTGCCTTGACACTTGTAAAAGATGAAAATGGTAAGATATTGGACGATACCGTTACTTTTTTAGGGTTTGATTTTAATAACGATACACTTATTAGCTATGTTACTGCAGCTGCTTTTTTAGTGGTTTCTATTTTAAGTCCGTTGTTAAGTGGGGTTGCTGATTATGTAGGCAATAAGAAAATTTTCATGAAGTTTTTCTGTTATCTGGGAGCTGTTTCGTGTATTGGTCTCTTTTGGTTTTCTTTAGACCATTTATGGTTTGGATTGTTGTGTTACTTTTTAGCTCTGATTGGGTTTTGGGCTAGTTTGGTTTTTTATAATTCATATTTACCAGATATAGCTTTTCCCGAACAGCAAGATAAAATTAGTGCTAAAGGGTACTCTTTAGGATATATTGGAAGTGTAATCCTTTTGTGTGTTTGTTTAGCCATGATTTTAATGTATGATACTTTTGGATTTGAAGATGAAGGATTACCTACACGGTTATCATTTGTATTGACAGGAGTATGGTGGATTGGGTTCAGTCAGTACACGTATTATTATCTTCCTAAGGGAAACAAAAAACAAAAATTTACAAAACACCTTCTTTTCAATGGGTTTAAAGAATTAAAGAAAATTTGGAATAATCTAGGCGAAAACAAAAGTCTAAAACGTTATCTCACCGCTTTCTTTGTATATAGTATGGCAGTACAAACTATTATGTTGGTCGCTACCTATTTTGGAATTGAAGAATTAGATTGAGGCGAAACCGACGTAACCGTTGGGTTAATAGTAAGTATACTATTAATACAATTAGTAGCTGTTTTAGGAGCCTTTTTAACGTCTCGTGCTTCTGCAAAATTTGGAAATATCAATACGTTAATTGTTTTGAATATTATTTGGATTTGCATCTGTATATACGCTTATTCCATAACGACACCTGAACAGTTTTATGTTACAGCAGGGTTTGTAGGTTTGGTGATGGGCGGAATTCAGTCACTCTCGCGTTCAACCTATTCCAAATTAATCCCTGAAGGAGCAGTCGATACGGCTTCCTATTTTAGCTTTTATGATGTGGCTGAAAAAATCGGGATTGTAATCGGGATGTTTAGTTACGGCTTTGTGGCACAAGTAACAGGTAGCATTCGGTATGCAATATTGTTTTTTATATTATTTTTTGTGGTAGGACTTGTATTGTTGTTTCGCGTGCCACGAAACGTGAAAGTTTCAGAATAAAGAAAATCCTAAAAAGAATGGTTAAAATATCTTTTTAGGATTTGTATTTAATTTTCATAGTGTTGGTGTCTGAGTGTCCTGACAATAGGAGGTAAGTATTGAAGACACATAATGTAAACTACATCGATTTAATCGATCCGCTTCCCAAAACTTTGGTGTCACTTTTTGATGGATTTCCTTTATAAGAAATATCGCCTGATCCGTTTACCCGAGCTTTTATACTTTGTTTTGCTGAAACGGTTGCATCACCAGAACCAGAAATATATACTTCGGTGGCATTAGCTTCAAAATTTCTACCGTCAAAATCACCACTACCACTAAGTTTCAATTCAAAATCACTAGTGCTTCCATTTAGCTTCATATCCCCAGAACCCACTATCTTTGCATTCAATGAACTTGACTCCACATTCAAAATAATATCGCCAGAGCCTATTAGGCTTGTTTCAAAATTATTGGTTTTAATTTTTTTAGTAGAAGTAATATCGCCAGAACCAACTAATTTTACTTCAGAAAGATCCTGAAACGGAACTATTATGTCAATTCCTTTTTTAGTGCTAATGGAATGTCCTTTTTTTACTGAAATTGTCAAGGTATTTCCACTTGTACTAATATCTAAATGTTCGTGTATATTGTTATCTGTTGAAACGGTAATGGAACCCTCTTTGCCACTAACAAAGGTTACATCCATAGATCCAGTTACGTGTATGTTGTCATAATCACCTGTTGAAACGGTTTTCGTGGTTACATTTCCATTTCCTTTAACTTTTGAATTGTTCCAGTTCTGAGCAATTGCCTGTTGTGTTGTTATTGACAGTAAGAAGACAATAAGTATGCTTTTTGTTAGTGTTTTCATATGTTTGTTTGGTTTTAGTTTTTATTAAAAGTAACTCCGCCATAATCGGAATTTATATGTACAGTATTTCCAGAGTTTTGTGTTCCGTGATAACCACTATAATTTCTACTGCTATAATCTTTGGATGATTTTAAAACGGTTACATCTTCTTCGCCTTTTAAGCTAGCATAGGATAAATCTACGACGAAATCAAAATTATAACCGCTATCAAACCCAAGTTTAATACCTGTGTAATCTGCTTTTATAGTGACATCTTTTGCAGTATTTGTGATATTTTCTATTCTAATAGATCCATAACCAGTGTTTAAATTTATTGAGCCTGTTACGGTTTCTATTTGATTATTTACATAATCACCTTTCCCTATTACTTTTTGTGCTTTCCCTATAATTACTTTTCCGTAATCGCAATTATAGTTAATGCTTTGAGCTTCTAAAATTTCAGACTTTGTATAATCTGCGGTTAACTCTAAACGTTCCGTTTTTTCTAAGGTAAACCCTGAATAATCTGCGTTAATACGGCCGCTTTTCATATAACCAATAGTAGATTTATCTGTATAATCAAAAGTAAGGGAGTTATCATCTGCCAATAGTTCACCAATGATTAATTGACCATAATCACAGTTTATTTTGGCGTTACCTTTAAGTTTATTGATATGGATGGCGCCATAATCATTATTCAAATCTACTGTATTTGTAATAGGCAGTTTAATGGAATAATTGACTTCTACTGAAACATTATTTTTATTATTGCTTCCCCACCAGCTCCAGCCAGACTTTTTTTCGTTAAAAATAGTTTTGGCAGTTACTAATGAAGCATTTCCGCTAAGCTCGATATTAATTTCTTCGAGCCGTTCATTAACTTTTTCTTCATTATCGCCGTTGGTTTTAATGGTAACTTCTATAACCGTTCGGTTTTCGGTCCAGGTTACAATATCTATGTTTCCATAACTGTTATTCACAGTAAGACCGGCACCTGAGTTTACATTAAATTCTTTTTTGACGGTCTTCTCTTTGGTGTATTTTCCTTTCATTTTACCATTTGTGGCCATAGCCAATGCGGGTAGCAATAAAAGAAAAAGTAGTGTTTTAGATTGTATTTTCATTTCTATTCGCTTTAAGTGTTTTTATTTCTTCAATAGTTTTAATTACGTTTTCCAAAAGATCGATCCTGTTTTGGAAATTAGTAATCATCGCATAAATTACTCGCTTGTCATTTCCGCTTTCTGCGAGATCGCCTTTTAAGGTTTCATATTCTTTCTCGAGCACTTCTATTTGTGTTAGCGCGTCAGCAACCAGTTCTTTGGTTTCAGGGGTGTCAAAGCTTTTTAAAGTTTGCAACTCCTTATTAATTGCTGATGTAAAAAACGACTGTGTTTTTTCCATTTCTGGGGAAACACTAGCTAGATCACTAGCTTTTGCTTCATTATTCTGAAATAAAAATCCGATAGCTATCAAAACAGCAATGGTAGCAGCAATGCTTATTGGTTTCCACCAGTTTCCTTTCTCAGTTTGTTTTTCTTTTGAAACATTTTTTTCTGCTTCCGTTTTTGCGTTCAGCTTCGCTAAAAACCTTTTTTGATGTCCTTGTGGCGTATCGTGCACGTCAAAATCTGTTCGGTTTTGTTCGAATAAAGTATCTATATCATCTTTTTTCATGATGCAATTTTTAATTTTTTCCGTAAGCTTTCTTTGGCTCGTGAAACTAATGTTCTGCAATTTGCATAGGTAATATCCAATATTTCGCACATTTCTTCATAATCATATCCTTCAATTAAATGAAGTGTTAATACTTGTTGGTAGCTACTGTGCAAACTACTCATACAACTTAATACAGCTGCAGCCTTTTCATTGCTATAATCGTTTTCTGTAATTCCAGAAGTCGCTTCTACAGTTTCAGCAATGGTTTCATCTGGCAAATCGATAAAACGTTGTTGTTTTTTGTATTGTGAAATACTGTTATTTACAACAATGCGTTTTAACCAAGCTCCAAAAGTTGCTGTACCTTTAAAAGTGTCCAGCTTGCTGAAAGCAGTTATAAAAGATTCTTGCATAATATCTTCTGCTTCTGCAGTATCTTTTACAATCCGCACGGCTACATTGTACATAGCACGTTGATAACGGTTGTACACTTCTAGTTGAGCTAAATGGTTTCCTTTTTTGCACAGCACTAATAACGAGTCAATATGTTGGTCGGTCAATGTCAAAAACAAGCTTGTTTAATTTAAAGATAGGGATTGTTGCAATATGTTACAGTTGTGGTTAAAAAAGTTTTAAAAAAGGACTGTTTACAAGAACTAAGTAATTGGCATAACTATTGAATATTATAGTTTGAAGACCAATAGGCATAACGCTAAGCACTTGGTTTTCATAATAAGATGCATAAAGAAATATTTAAAAACAGCTATTGTGCACCCAATTTTGGTGACACAATGTCTTAAAATACTATATGGCCCATTCAAAAGTAAAAACATTAGACAGTTTGTCATTGCAAGAATTAGAGCAAGATGCCGAGTTAATCCCTTTAATGACGGCTGAAGACGAAGATGCAATGAACAAAGAAGAATTACCCGAAATACTTCCTATTCTTCCGCTTCGAAATACGGTATTATTCCCTGGAGTAGTAGTTCCTATTACTGCTGGACGCGATAAATCGATCAAATTAATAAATGAAACCAATAAAGGAAGCAAAACCATTGGAGTTGTTTCTCAAAAGGATGAAGAAGTTGAGGATCCTAATTTAAACGAAATAAATACCGTTGGTACCGTTGCAAAAATTCTTAGGGTTTTAAAAATGCCTGACGGAAATACAACCGTAATCATACAAGGTAAAAAACGCTTTGAAACCACAGAGGTAATTACTACCGAACCGTATATGACGGCCACCATTCGGGAAGTTAAAGAAGCAAAACCTGCTAAAGAAAGTGAAGAGTTTTCTGCAATTATAGACTCTATTAAAG is part of the Marixanthomonas ophiurae genome and harbors:
- a CDS encoding head GIN domain-containing protein, translated to MKTLTKSILIVFLLSITTQQAIAQNWNNSKVKGNGNVTTKTVSTGDYDNIHVTGSMDVTFVSGKEGSITVSTDNNIHEHLDISTSGNTLTISVKKGHSISTKKGIDIIVPFQDLSEVKLVGSGDITSTKKIKTNNFETSLIGSGDIILNVESSSLNAKIVGSGDMKLNGSTSDFELKLSGSGDFDGRNFEANATEVYISGSGDATVSAKQSIKARVNGSGDISYKGNPSKSDTKVLGSGSIKSM
- the msrB gene encoding peptide-methionine (R)-S-oxide reductase MsrB, giving the protein MKKIIFLVCSLVLISCNSKAQDKKEQKEYEVTKTDAEWKAELTDMEYQVLRKAATERPFSSELNSNKEKGTYVCAACGTPLYKSENKFKSGTGWPSFDRFIEGNVEFSTDNKLGYSRNEEHCATCGGHLGHVFNDGPQETTGKRHCINGAALDFIPAKDEQ
- the msrB gene encoding peptide-methionine (R)-S-oxide reductase MsrB, coding for MSNNKYSIQKSETEWREELGDERYRILREAGTERPHTGKYNVHFEDGTYKCGACNTPLFNSDSKFESNCGWPSFDEAIDGAVEYVRDTSLGMIRTEILCATCGSHLGHVFNDGPSETGQRFCVNSLSVDFDEK
- a CDS encoding RNA polymerase sigma factor, whose translation is MTLTDQHIDSLLVLCKKGNHLAQLEVYNRYQRAMYNVAVRIVKDTAEAEDIMQESFITAFSKLDTFKGTATFGAWLKRIVVNNSISQYKKQQRFIDLPDETIAETVEATSGITENDYSNEKAAAVLSCMSSLHSSYQQVLTLHLIEGYDYEEMCEILDITYANCRTLVSRAKESLRKKLKIAS
- a CDS encoding M48 family metallopeptidase — encoded protein: MNYKKTLSLLTVLIFAVACSTNPFTGKKTLALVPNSQILPMAFQQYDQFLTENKVVKGTADARMIQNVGQKIAAASERYLTANGYAGYLKNYRWEYTLVQDDAVNAWCMPGGKIVFYTGILPVTQNEAGVAAVMGHEVAHALANHGQQRMSAGQLQQLGAVAGNLALAKNPENQQLFNQYYGVGTQVGVMLPFSRSNETEADKIGLTLMAIAGYEPAVAADLWQRMQQQGGGAPPEILSTHPSNDTRIRNIQSWAAGAKAEARKFGVTTFQK
- a CDS encoding collagen-like protein, which produces MKQILLFLALSTTFLFSSCEGDPGPAGPPGDDFLAQTFEVTTTLQLNTQNNLYQTDRIAYPFEVFESDAVLAYRLEDVDEDGFDVWTQLPNNFYLGNGEVIQYLHLQTFIDVQVIIDGDYDPQTLSTDFTDNETFRFVVVPAEFADAKMSMDEAIETFNIQL